From the genome of Ignavibacteriales bacterium, one region includes:
- a CDS encoding DEAD/DEAH box helicase has product MLKKYITKFKAFFGAKPKSVSGASTSKPIDSKPSAQKQKPHSQTKPSGVHHPREPHKKETREEYRLRHEKSTRKKTTLSSTPPSTPSIPRPAQIISSEPWDDSLFKVPVVDGKSRFHDFDLAKEILHAVFDLGFQYCTQVQAETLPRSLTGDDVTAQAQTGTGKTAAFLITIFNHILKQPIDKKRKPGTPRALILAPTRELVLQIEKDTRGLGKYIPCSILSLLGGVDYIKQQKILRSEPCDILICTPGRLIDFMKKKLVDLSKVEILIIDEADRMLDMGFIPSVKQIVIATPQKAKRQTMFFSATMTGDVKRLAESWTRQAFEITVKPEDIAVQSIEQITYITTIVEKPTLLYNIIMQKKLERVLIFVNRRHEARRLVETFKMYGISCALLSGEVDQIQRIKRLENFREGKVRVLVATDVASRGLHVEAISHVINYNMPQDVEEYVHRIGRTGRAGASGIAINFADEEDSYELQKLEEFLGKKIECIFPEDELLIPIPEMYKKIVSQKPRRSEPVKRKSSGPRRRN; this is encoded by the coding sequence TTGCTTAAAAAATATATAACAAAATTCAAAGCCTTCTTTGGTGCTAAACCAAAATCTGTTTCAGGTGCATCAACATCAAAACCAATCGATTCGAAACCATCTGCTCAAAAACAGAAGCCACATTCTCAAACTAAACCAAGCGGTGTACATCATCCTCGTGAACCTCATAAAAAAGAAACGCGCGAAGAATACCGTCTTCGTCATGAAAAAAGTACTCGAAAAAAAACAACTCTTTCAAGTACACCGCCGAGTACGCCAAGCATCCCTCGTCCGGCTCAAATTATTTCCTCTGAACCATGGGATGATTCATTATTTAAAGTTCCAGTGGTTGACGGGAAATCGCGTTTTCACGATTTTGATTTGGCAAAAGAAATACTGCACGCAGTTTTTGATTTAGGATTTCAGTATTGCACGCAGGTCCAAGCTGAGACTCTTCCCAGATCGCTTACCGGAGATGATGTTACTGCGCAGGCACAAACAGGAACCGGTAAAACTGCGGCATTTCTTATTACCATCTTCAATCATATTCTCAAACAACCGATTGATAAAAAAAGAAAACCCGGAACACCGCGCGCATTAATTCTTGCGCCTACGCGGGAGCTTGTCTTGCAAATTGAAAAAGACACGCGCGGACTTGGCAAGTATATTCCTTGTTCAATACTTTCTCTTCTTGGCGGTGTGGATTATATAAAACAGCAAAAAATTCTTCGTAGTGAACCATGCGATATTCTAATTTGTACTCCAGGACGTTTAATTGATTTCATGAAAAAGAAGCTAGTTGATTTGAGCAAAGTGGAGATTCTAATTATTGATGAAGCCGACCGAATGCTTGATATGGGATTCATCCCATCTGTTAAACAGATTGTAATTGCTACTCCACAGAAAGCGAAACGGCAGACAATGTTTTTCAGCGCTACAATGACGGGCGATGTAAAGCGTCTTGCAGAATCATGGACGAGGCAAGCATTTGAAATTACAGTGAAGCCGGAAGATATTGCGGTCCAAAGTATTGAGCAGATTACCTATATAACAACAATTGTAGAAAAACCAACATTGCTTTATAATATCATAATGCAGAAAAAACTTGAACGCGTTTTGATATTTGTTAATAGGCGGCATGAAGCCAGGCGTTTAGTGGAAACATTTAAAATGTATGGAATTAGTTGCGCTCTTCTTTCGGGAGAAGTGGATCAAATCCAACGAATAAAAAGATTGGAAAATTTCCGGGAGGGAAAAGTTCGTGTTCTTGTTGCAACCGATGTCGCATCTCGCGGTCTTCATGTTGAAGCGATTTCGCATGTTATCAATTACAACATGCCTCAAGATGTTGAAGAATATGTGCATCGTATTGGTCGCACAGGACGTGCCGGCGCTTCCGGTATTGCAATTAATTTTGCCGATGAAGAAGATTCGTATGAACTTCAGAAGCTGGAAGAATTTCTAGGTAAAAAAATTGAATGTATTTTTCCCGAAGATGAATTGCTAATCCCGATTCCAGAAATGTATAAGAAAATAGTTTCTCAGAAACCGCGTAGAAGTGAACCCGTGAAAAGAAAAAGCAGCGGTCCAAGAAGAAGAAACTGA
- a CDS encoding TonB-dependent receptor, with product MKKIFYCLLTLTLLQIKISAQSGPRVAATINKSTGQGVISGKVIDASVNSPIEYASIILLSKQNSQMVNGIASDKNGEFLLSGIPNGVYNLSISFIGFKKKEINDVQISDGSQFVNLKEIKLLSDAVTMKESEVIAEKSAVEFKIDKKVVNVSQNLSATGGTAVDVLQNQPSVQIDANGNLSLRGSGNFTVMVDGKPSVLQGTDALRQIPANIIDNIEIITNPSAKYDAEGTAGIINIVTKKTNVTNTSGIANSGAGSRDKYNGDFNLGYRTPDYNLNIGGDARRYNNFQDISVDRTQLSTTGINSRANIHNKRDAFNGRFAFDRYFSDKVTLGITGSYGYVDMNMGVNTYNNVSDLMENSSGSYAHTDDQSKTTAEYFNGSLNFSNIFTPKVNDLYFEATFTKLKLPSNQFTTENTILSDGTTQINLRGRENNTSRIDSRIKLNYKHNLVDKNTFETGLQATLFYKKIDIISKDFNNDSQLWILNNTFSNNFDFRNNIYAAFATYTDKILGLDYQAGMRLEYTDRLLDQLTSNVQFKYQKLHLFPTLNISKKISEDQQMQFSYSRRIQRPYDGQLNPYTYFSDTYTSTGGNPYLVPSFTHSLELNYQKSFTGVYLTVQTYFRKTEDGIEQLQEVDNTGRLNLIPENVLNTTSAGAEITANVTFAPWFKMDPVFNFYHFTLEEKPQLGIQGQNTFSWDARLNTTVMLSAATRIQFFTNYYPKNVTSQGEIKTFMIIGASVRQEFLEKQLIATLSAQNLFGQTKFNIVSNGTGFTSNLFVRPEAPIFNLSLSYNFNNFKRRSNEQVDVNVNSGF from the coding sequence ATGAAGAAAATCTTTTACTGTTTATTAACACTTACACTATTACAAATAAAAATTTCGGCACAGAGCGGACCGAGAGTAGCAGCAACCATTAATAAATCAACAGGACAAGGCGTTATCTCCGGTAAGGTCATAGACGCTTCGGTCAATTCTCCAATCGAATACGCAAGTATAATTCTTCTCTCAAAACAAAATTCTCAAATGGTTAACGGAATTGCATCTGATAAAAACGGGGAATTTTTGTTATCCGGAATTCCCAACGGAGTTTATAATCTGTCTATTTCATTTATCGGCTTTAAGAAAAAAGAGATTAACGATGTTCAGATTTCGGATGGAAGTCAATTTGTAAATCTAAAAGAGATAAAACTTCTTTCGGATGCAGTTACTATGAAAGAGTCCGAGGTGATTGCAGAAAAAAGTGCGGTTGAATTTAAGATTGATAAAAAAGTTGTTAATGTTAGCCAGAATTTATCTGCGACAGGTGGAACCGCCGTTGATGTTCTTCAGAATCAACCGTCGGTTCAAATTGATGCCAACGGAAATCTTTCCTTACGCGGCAGCGGTAATTTTACAGTAATGGTTGACGGAAAACCAAGTGTTCTTCAAGGAACCGATGCATTAAGACAGATTCCAGCAAACATTATTGATAACATTGAGATCATAACCAATCCATCCGCCAAGTACGATGCCGAGGGAACGGCCGGTATAATAAACATCGTTACAAAGAAAACCAATGTTACAAATACAAGCGGCATTGCAAACAGCGGAGCGGGTTCGCGGGATAAATATAACGGCGATTTTAATCTTGGTTACCGAACTCCGGATTATAATCTCAATATCGGCGGAGATGCCAGACGGTATAACAATTTTCAAGATATAAGTGTAGACCGGACACAATTAAGTACAACCGGAATAAATTCTAGGGCGAATATCCATAACAAGCGTGACGCCTTCAATGGAAGATTTGCTTTCGATAGATATTTCTCTGATAAAGTTACACTTGGAATCACAGGTTCTTATGGTTACGTTGACATGAACATGGGTGTAAATACTTATAATAATGTTTCCGACTTAATGGAGAACTCCTCTGGAAGTTACGCTCATACAGATGATCAGAGTAAAACCACAGCCGAATATTTTAACGGATCATTAAATTTCAGTAATATCTTCACGCCAAAAGTAAACGATCTCTATTTTGAAGCGACATTCACTAAATTAAAATTGCCGTCAAATCAATTTACGACTGAAAATACTATTCTCTCAGACGGTACAACTCAAATAAATTTAAGGGGAAGAGAAAATAATACATCAAGGATCGACTCTAGAATCAAGTTGAACTATAAACACAATCTTGTCGATAAAAATACTTTTGAAACCGGACTTCAGGCAACTCTCTTTTACAAAAAGATCGATATAATAAGTAAAGATTTTAATAACGATTCTCAGCTTTGGATATTAAATAACACGTTCTCAAACAATTTTGATTTCAGAAATAATATCTATGCGGCGTTCGCAACATACACAGACAAAATTTTAGGATTGGATTATCAAGCCGGAATGCGTCTTGAATATACGGATCGATTATTGGATCAGTTGACAAGTAATGTTCAATTCAAGTATCAAAAGCTTCATCTCTTTCCAACGTTGAACATTTCCAAAAAGATAAGCGAAGATCAGCAGATGCAATTCAGTTACAGCAGAAGAATTCAAAGACCTTATGACGGACAGTTGAATCCGTACACGTATTTCTCTGATACATATACTTCTACCGGCGGGAACCCATATTTGGTTCCTTCGTTTACGCATTCGCTGGAATTGAATTATCAAAAATCTTTTACCGGTGTTTATTTAACAGTGCAAACATATTTCAGAAAAACCGAAGATGGTATTGAGCAACTTCAAGAGGTTGATAATACCGGAAGATTGAATTTAATACCAGAGAATGTTTTGAACACAACATCGGCTGGAGCGGAAATAACTGCCAATGTAACTTTTGCTCCATGGTTTAAGATGGATCCGGTATTTAATTTTTACCATTTCACTTTGGAAGAAAAACCTCAGCTCGGGATCCAAGGACAAAATACATTTTCGTGGGATGCCCGTTTGAATACAACTGTAATGCTTTCGGCAGCAACACGTATTCAATTCTTTACAAATTATTATCCCAAGAATGTTACTTCACAGGGTGAAATTAAAACTTTCATGATAATCGGCGCATCGGTTAGACAAGAATTCCTTGAAAAACAATTGATTGCTACATTAAGCGCGCAGAATTTATTTGGTCAGACAAAATTTAATATTGTTTCAAACGGAACAGGATTTACGTCAAACTTATTTGTAAGGCCCGAAGCCCCGATATTTAATTTATCATTAAGCTATAATTTCAACAATTTCAAACGACGTTCTAATGAGCAAGTTGATGTTAACGTGAACTCCGGTTTTTAA
- a CDS encoding thioredoxin-like domain-containing protein, with amino-acid sequence MNYILLSFFLISFNFLEAQTVSITIDGINTNNAVLFSLQGEKTFFIDSIKSTQINKFSYQFVPTQHHPGIYFLQFGNNRRINFIYDGEDVDISADVNSIPDSVAVNRSESNKLFYSFINLNKQYKTKTELLQLILARYPKDDDYYAATRNKFAQLQKQYLEFVNLISQKNPNNFIARYIRSSQLPVVDFTFPLEKQLVFLKSHALDKVDFKNSGLIYSDVFTNKTIEYLTYYRNPQLPKELLEKEFMIAVDSILNKAKINQLVYQHITEYMIDGFKKFGLEQTLDYIIQNYVIKDDLCLDSKTESSIQRRIDQNKKLYVNAMAPNIILPDVDGKNVDLEKTTSDKLLIVYYASWCPHCKDLIPELNKFYNAQREKKFEVIAISLDEKKDDWLGFIKSNNLKWINVSDLKGWNSKAASDYYVYATPTMFLLDGARKILGKPLSIDELKQLLK; translated from the coding sequence ATGAATTACATTTTGCTTTCGTTCTTTCTAATATCCTTCAATTTTTTAGAAGCACAGACTGTAAGCATTACGATAGATGGAATTAATACCAATAATGCGGTTTTATTTTCTCTCCAAGGCGAAAAAACTTTTTTTATCGATTCGATTAAATCCACTCAAATAAATAAATTCAGTTATCAATTTGTCCCAACCCAACATCATCCCGGCATTTACTTTTTACAATTCGGCAACAATAGGCGAATAAATTTTATTTATGATGGAGAAGATGTAGATATTAGCGCCGATGTTAATAGTATTCCAGACTCTGTTGCAGTGAATAGATCTGAATCCAATAAGTTGTTTTATTCTTTTATTAATCTTAACAAACAGTATAAAACAAAGACAGAATTGCTGCAGTTGATATTAGCCCGCTATCCTAAAGATGATGATTATTATGCTGCGACGAGAAATAAATTTGCACAACTCCAAAAGCAATATCTGGAATTTGTGAATCTCATCTCTCAAAAAAACCCCAACAATTTTATTGCCAGATACATTAGATCATCACAATTACCGGTGGTTGACTTTACATTTCCATTGGAGAAGCAATTGGTTTTTCTGAAATCTCATGCATTGGATAAAGTTGATTTTAAGAATTCCGGATTAATCTATTCGGATGTTTTTACCAACAAAACAATTGAGTACTTAACTTATTACCGGAACCCGCAGCTTCCCAAAGAGCTTCTTGAAAAGGAATTCATGATTGCAGTTGACTCAATTCTTAACAAAGCAAAAATAAACCAGCTTGTGTATCAGCATATAACCGAATATATGATAGACGGATTTAAAAAATTCGGCTTAGAACAAACGCTCGATTATATAATTCAGAATTATGTAATCAAGGATGATCTTTGTCTCGATTCAAAAACCGAGAGTTCTATACAAAGAAGAATTGACCAGAATAAAAAACTATATGTAAATGCTATGGCTCCAAATATAATTCTGCCTGATGTTGATGGTAAAAATGTTGATCTGGAAAAAACAACTTCTGATAAATTATTAATAGTATACTATGCCAGTTGGTGCCCCCACTGTAAAGATTTAATCCCGGAGTTGAATAAGTTTTATAATGCTCAAAGAGAAAAAAAATTTGAAGTAATTGCAATCTCTCTTGACGAGAAAAAAGATGACTGGCTTGGCTTCATAAAGAGTAATAATTTGAAATGGATTAATGTTTCCGATCTGAAAGGATGGAATTCAAAAGCTGCATCTGATTATTATGTTTATGCAACTCCAACTATGTTCTTACTGGATGGGGCAAGAAAGATTCTCGGAAAACCATTATCAATTGATGAGCTAAAGCAACTATTAAAATAA